From the genome of Triticum aestivum cultivar Chinese Spring chromosome 3B, IWGSC CS RefSeq v2.1, whole genome shotgun sequence, one region includes:
- the LOC123068402 gene encoding protein PHYTOCHROME-DEPENDENT LATE-FLOWERING isoform X2 codes for MVVSFKLSRRGRRFYPPPPASAPAADAPDGSPKPPPWEAGPGLGGGNGVAAGLSAHGGDGADPADFGLEVSFALNLFPDGYSVGGLDKGMLVFLVGDDLERMPYTRASRALLSDIEYGCLPKDILHGVPCKFQNGIVVCEVRDYRSFLSNGDDSSEDDFPIMNRIALRLSTECVVNDLSLIADASWTYHEQLIAESTIINSLQPRLNLDPKPKSFATLLRRSI; via the exons ATGGTCGTCTCCTTCAAGCTCTCCCGCCGCGGCCGCCGCTTCTACCCGCCGCCTCCGGCCTCCGCCCCCGCCGCCGACGCCCCGGACGGgtcgcccaagccgccgccgtggGAG GCGGGGCCGGGGCTCGGTGGCGGCAACGGCGTCGCCGCCGGATTGTCCGCGCACGGCGGGGACGGAGCCGATCCTGCCGATTTCG GCCTCGAGGTGTCCTTCGCGCTGAATCTGTTCCCGGATGGGTACTCGGTCGGCGGGCTCGACAAG GGGATGCTTGTGTTCCTGGTTGGTGATGATCTAGAGAGGATGCCCTACACCAGGGCGTCCAGAGCTCTGCTGTCT GATATTGAGTATGGCTGCCTGCCTAAAGATATATTGCACGGTGTCCCTTGCAAATTCCAAAATGGAATTGTTGTTTGTGAG GTGCGGGACTACAGGTCCTTCCTGTCGAATGGGGATGATTCTTCAGAAGACGACTTCCCCATAATGAACAGAATTGCTCTTAGATTGAGCACTGAATGTGTTGTCAATGATCTATCTTTGATTGCGGATGCTTCGTGGACTTATCACGAGCAACTG ATTGCCGAGTCGACCATCATTAATTCCTTGCAACCCAGGCTTAATTTGGATCCTAAGCCGAAAAGCTTTGCAACTCTGTTAAGAAG ATCGATTTAG
- the LOC123068402 gene encoding protein PHYTOCHROME-DEPENDENT LATE-FLOWERING isoform X1 → MVVSFKLSRRGRRFYPPPPASAPAADAPDGSPKPPPWEVSTLAAPPTSPSPFTISIAPVYLLRIARFRGEHERTDTQHLNSETTVQAGPGLGGGNGVAAGLSAHGGDGADPADFGLEVSFALNLFPDGYSVGGLDKGMLVFLVGDDLERMPYTRASRALLSDIEYGCLPKDILHGVPCKFQNGIVVCEVRDYRSFLSNGDDSSEDDFPIMNRIALRLSTECVVNDLSLIADASWTYHEQLIAESTIINSLQPRLNLDPKPKSFATLLRRSI, encoded by the exons ATGGTCGTCTCCTTCAAGCTCTCCCGCCGCGGCCGCCGCTTCTACCCGCCGCCTCCGGCCTCCGCCCCCGCCGCCGACGCCCCGGACGGgtcgcccaagccgccgccgtggGAGGTGAGCACCCTCGCCGCGCCTCCCACCTCCCCGTCTCCGTTCACGATAAGCATCGCGCCTGTCTATCTCCTCCGTATCGCGAGATTTCGCGGTGAACACGAGCGTACGGACACTCAGCATCTGAATTCTGAAACGACCGTGCAGGCGGGGCCGGGGCTCGGTGGCGGCAACGGCGTCGCCGCCGGATTGTCCGCGCACGGCGGGGACGGAGCCGATCCTGCCGATTTCG GCCTCGAGGTGTCCTTCGCGCTGAATCTGTTCCCGGATGGGTACTCGGTCGGCGGGCTCGACAAG GGGATGCTTGTGTTCCTGGTTGGTGATGATCTAGAGAGGATGCCCTACACCAGGGCGTCCAGAGCTCTGCTGTCT GATATTGAGTATGGCTGCCTGCCTAAAGATATATTGCACGGTGTCCCTTGCAAATTCCAAAATGGAATTGTTGTTTGTGAG GTGCGGGACTACAGGTCCTTCCTGTCGAATGGGGATGATTCTTCAGAAGACGACTTCCCCATAATGAACAGAATTGCTCTTAGATTGAGCACTGAATGTGTTGTCAATGATCTATCTTTGATTGCGGATGCTTCGTGGACTTATCACGAGCAACTG ATTGCCGAGTCGACCATCATTAATTCCTTGCAACCCAGGCTTAATTTGGATCCTAAGCCGAAAAGCTTTGCAACTCTGTTAAGAAG ATCGATTTAG
- the LOC123068404 gene encoding uncharacterized protein has translation MPRFTCFLMSNYFLLLLYSTSSLKAYTFLCCCYIHEFDRRRDWRHTVGRTVEQNSASINRHGVRKWKVVPAATVHWFKSDTELTVDVELVDTMDNKPMKLQKSRFGYVLLIWTHHLLRSKILSFQV, from the exons ATGCCTCGGTTCACCTGCTTCCTGatgtccaattattttttgttgtTGCTATATTCAACCTCATCTCTGAAAGCCTACACCTTCCTGTGCTGTTGCTATATTCACGAGTTTGACAGGAGAAGGGACTGGAGGCATACAGTAGGCAGAACAGTGGAACAAAACTCAGCTTCAATTAATCGACATG GTGTTCGCAAATGGAAAGTCGTTCCTGCTGCTACAGTTCATTGGTTCAAGTCCGACACTGAGCTCACAGTGGACGTTGAGTTGGTGGACACAATGGACAATAAGCCCATGAAGCTCCAGAAGTCCAGATTTGGATACG TTTTACTGATCTGGACACACCACCTTCTCAGGTCTAAAATTTTGAGTTTTCAGGTCTAA